The following proteins are co-located in the Paroedura picta isolate Pp20150507F chromosome 18, Ppicta_v3.0, whole genome shotgun sequence genome:
- the TP53BP1 gene encoding TP53-binding protein 1 isoform X1 — protein MALSGVPSPGPGLSPHSSSSSSPCLLVDDSQPAAGAPGLALPPPPPPCPREPGREREAAEGAGPGGQKGGQGAMVADDPEGAPLPLCVEDSGTSQLGLGALELSQSQELENPVTASIEDKERVRSRDTTLEEEEGSECASTGSSNVAKVEDAGSLTLTPVDSLHVLHLSGQGPLFTGASGGTILSPDTLESIPLIVPRSPTEQSLEAGREQKELLDGTTAGPPQASTPVSGSSPSVAMGFIPIPSQPEFSHDTFLPTPSLGERSETQAGKGASSETLETVTVSSASEDRLDACTLELSVSEHSLVTQAEGTALQAAIVACDVPAELGCSLQQGLNMDGQASHAQTKGSAAAPCGVGEEACTAVGNQPSQGSFLEKESLAVESETVPEMPSEEQRETKLSSDEGCSFHLMLSQELSLCQEDVTAKKMISAAVSARDPSHSLPQGTQNTEGLRKDSSEEAEAAHRGPSVSVRAGPQMRKGCDSQSQLDSDNKKCQARVSVPVSKLPAEISAGGSSEESHAEAAGVKEDEDLLLDGIRARQGSASESHTGGEPVAILESHQTPERNSPLPEKGKEATPTPQQTACPVNSKSHMESQPEESGVSEEEKQLQEKTSEVPATLPAETLFRFTLLKEGASLASITPPLSGQLKKGPRRHSTPIVIGNCPDNTIATSDVTAEGANDVTMDSLVASSETEESHKDGSVAVGEDEGKLSLHMSLTTPVTEESESLPFSLEKPAASERKNGSVADASSQKTPSVFTHICEAQQEKTIQGPEIPCSPIRGELFSFPNSQEEEKEPRKCQSQRSLESLNHGQVLDLRPGVKQPISGITDKEVTKVAAAGAPEEERRKTPSLALLAGGNAKDQELLVAKSSKGVQTAAASFLCDPAALVSAATQTATCSEVEVETSMAEMKATSDPGKEPQPQNNQSEELDLPSWPPGKVLRRHVRTIREVRTVVTRVITDVYYKDGVEVERKVVEETDEPTLECQECEVDTSPSRTGGSSLVSGDLGDISSFSSKASGLQRSSSGGSSGLSVMPSAANSGGRAGLLRVGPGRGVEAGGLAVPGVKKLSPKKGGGQPCSPLQPEDRAVCEEEEQGHQQVGRAHLTPRGRGRRGRPTSRSSGTRSCLPPLEDLSTTALLKEKLGCRVTSGSLVEGQELPDASLRRSNSPEIPLQEGLAAASDSTALSSSGNSFVGLRVVAKWSSNGYFYSGTITQDVGGAKYKLLFDDGYECEVLGRDILLCDPLPLETEVTALSEDEYFSAGIVKGHRKEAGQLLYCVEKDGQRKWYKRAAVILSLEQGNRLREQFGLGPYEPSTPLAKAADISLDNLVEGKRRRRNNLGTASSSGSTTPTRKGPQSPQTPHRMLSGKRKLLASEEEEKSPAKRGRRSAPTRPGEVTGLPSSKDSGDHLALDQRWGPLPHNKTLFLGYAFLLTMANPSDKLSSPQKSAVGCEEEEEEEFLETAPFNKPYIELQLQSGGGFILEDFNESQCRAAHQCFLIADQHCRTRKYFLCLARGIPCVSHLWVHDSCHANQLQNYRNYLLPAGYSLLEQRLLEWQPREKLFHKLKVLLVSNELRDFLELWAEVLMIGGADSVKKHQSDTWNEDVGLGVFDVVVTDSSCPMAVLKCAEALQLPVVNQEWVIQSLVAGARVSFKHPQYQVGPGPS, from the exons ATGGCGCTGAGCGGCGTCCCCTCGCCGGGCCCGGGCCTCTCGccgcactcctcctcctcctcctcgccctgCCTGCTGGTGGACGACTCCCAGCCCGCCGCCGGAGCGCCAGGCCtcgccctgccgccgccgccgcccccctgcCCGCGGGAGCCCGGCCGAGAGCGCGaggcggcggagggggcggggccgggcGGGCAGAAAGG GGGCCAGGGAGCCATGGTGGCCGACGACCCCGAgggtgctcccctccctctctgcgTGGAAG ACTCTGGCACATCACAGCTGGGCTTGGGTGCTCTGGAACTCTCCCAAAGCCAGGAGTTAGAGAACCCTGTGACAGCAAGCATTGAGGACAAGGAGCGGGTACGGTCCAGAGACACGactttggaagaagaggaaggctcTGAATGTG cTTCAACTGGGAGCAGTAACGTGGCTAAGGTGGAAGATGCTGGTTCTCTAACACTCACTCCCGTTGACTCTCTGCATGTCCTTCACCTCTCTGGGCAAGGGCCTCTGTTCAC TGGTGCTTCTGGTGGTACTATACTTTCTCCTGATACCTTGGAATCCATACCTCTCATTGTCCCAAGAAGCCCGACGGAACAATCCTTAGAAG CaggaagggagcaaaaggagtTGTTGGATGGGACAACTGCGGGGCCTCCTCAGGCTTCTACTCCTGTCTCTGGCAGCAGCCCTTCTGTTGCTATGGGGTTCATTCCCATACCATCACAGCCAGAGTTTTCCCAT GACACCTTCCTCCCAACACCAAGCTTGGGGGAAAGATCCGAGACACAAGCAGGGAAAGGAGCTAGCTCTGAAACTCTGGAGACAGTGACTGTATCATCTGCATCGGAGGACCGCTTGGACGCTTGTACCTTGGAGCTTTCTGTTAGTGAACACAGCCTGGTCACTCAGGCAGAGGGCACAGCTCTGCAGGCAGCAATAGTGGCTTGTGATGTTCCAGCAGAACTTGGCTGTAGCTTGCAGCAGGGGCTTAATATGGATGGCCAAGCCTCGCATGCGCAGACTAAAGGAAGCGCTGCAGCCCCGTGTGGTGTTGGAGAAGAGGCTTGTACCGCTGTTGGGAATCAGCCTAGTCaggggagcttcttggaaaaagagTCTTTGGCAGTGGAGTCTGAAACTGTCCCGGAGATGCCCAGTGAGGAGCAGAGGGAAACAAAATTGTCAAGTGATGAAGGATGTTCCTTCCACTTGATGCTTTCTCAAGAACTGTCCCTTTGCCAGGAAGACGTGACAGCAAAAAAAATGATATCTGCTGCAGTGTCAGCCAGAGACCCCTCTCACAGTCTGCCCCAGGGGACTCAAAACACGGAAGGCTTAAGAaaagactcctcagaggaagcTGAGGCTGCCCACAGAGGGCCGAGCGTGTCTGTAAGGGCAGGCCCTCAGATGCGGAAAGGCTGTGATTCTCAGTCCCAGCTTGACTCAGACAACAAGAAGTGCCAAGCGAGGGTAAGTGTGCCAGTCTCGAAGCTGCCTGCTGAAATCTCTGCAGGTGGAAGTAGTGAGGAGAGCCATGCGGAGGCGGCAGGAGTGAAGGAGGATGAAGACCTCTTGTTGGATGGGATAAGAGCCAGGCAAGGCAGTGCATCAGAGAGTCACACTGGTGGAGAGCCCGTGGCCATCCTGGAGAGTCATCAGACTCCTGAAAGAAACTCGCCATtgccagagaaagggaaggaagcgaCTCCAACTCCACAACAAACAGCCTGTCCAGTGAATTCAAAAAGTCACATGGAAAGCCAGCCAGAGGAGTCAGGCGTGTCGGAAGAAGAGAAGCAGCTGCAGGAAAAGACATCAGAAGTCCCAGCTACCCTACCTGCCG AAACTCTGTTTCGTTTCACTTTGCTGAAGGAAGGAGCATCCCTGGCGAGCATCACTCCTCCGCTTAGTGGCCAGCTTAAAAAGGGTCCCAGGCGACACAGCACTCCGATTG TGATTGGAAACTGCCCAGACAACACCATAGCAACCAGTGATGTCACAGCAGAGGGTGCCAATGATGTCACAATGGACAGCCTTGTAGCTTCTTCTGAGACAGAGGAGAGTCACAAAGACGGTTCTGTGGCTGTTGGAGAAGATGAAGGGAAGCTATCCTTGCACATGAGCCTCACAACCCCAGTCACTGAGGAGAGTGAGTCTCTCCCTTTCAGCCTGGAGA AACCTGCAGCCAGTGAAAGGAAGAATGGGTCAGTTGCTGATGCCAG TTCCCagaagacaccatctgtgttcaCTCATATCTGTGAGGCCCAACAAGAGAAGACGATTCAAGGGCCAGAAATACCTTGTTCTCCGATCAG GGGTGAGCTGTTCAGCTTTCCGAATTctcaggaagaggagaaggaacccAGAAAATGCCAGAGTCAGAGGTCTCTGGAATCCCTGAACCATGGACAGGTCCTGGACTTGAGGCCGGGTGTTAAGCAGCCTATCAGTGGGATTACGGACAAAGAAGTCACCAAGGTGGCAGCTGCAGGAGCTCcggaggaggaaagaaggaagacacCCAGTTTGGCACTCCTTGCAGGAGGAAATGCCAAAGACCAAGAGCTTCTGGTGGCCAAAAGCAGCAAGGGTGTTCAGACTGCAGCAGCATCTTTTCTCTGTGATCCAGCAGCCCTTGTGTCAGCAGCTACCCAGACAGCAACTTGCAGTGAAGTGGAAGTGGAAACCAGCATGGCTGAGATGAAGGCCACAAGTGATCCTGGGAAAGAGCCGCAACCCCAAAATAACCAG AGTGAAGAATTGGATTTGCCCTCCTGGCCGCCTGGGAAAGTCCTGCGGCGCCACGTCCGAACGATCCGAGAAGTGCGCACGGTTGTTACGCGGGTGATCACAGATGTCTACTACAAGGATGGGGTGGAAGTGGAGCGCAAAGTGGTTGAG GAGACTGACGAGCCCACCCTGGAGTGCCAGGAGTGTGAAGTGGACACCTCTCCCTCCCGGACAGGGGGCTCTTCCCTGGTGTCTGGAGACCTCGGAGACATCAGCTCCTTTTCATCCAAGGCTTCTGGCCTCCAGCGCTCGTCCAGCGGGGGAAGCAGTGGCTTGTCGGTTATGCCCAGCGCTGCAAACTCTGGGGGCAGAGCGGGGCTCCTCAGAGTGGGGCCAGGCAGAGGAGTGGAGGCTGGAGGCTTGGCCGTGCCCGGGGTCAAGAAGCTGAG CCCTAAGAAAGGGGGTGGCCAACCCTGTTCTCCGCTCCAGCCTGAAGACAGGGCAGTGTGTGAGGAGGAAGAGCAAGGCCACCAACAGGTTGGGAGAGCACATCTGACACCCCGTGGGCGAGGGAGACGTGGCCGGCCCACCTCGCGCTCATCTGGAACGAG GAGTTGTCTGCCGCCACTGGAAGACCTCTCGACAACAGCCCTGCTGAAAGAGAAGCTTGGCTGCCGGGTCACAAGTGGCTCCCTCGTGGAGGGGCAGGAGCTGCCTGATGCCTCTCTGCGCCGCAGCAACTCCCCTGAAATCCCCTTGCAGGAAGGTTTGGCTGCCGCCTCTGACTCCACGGCACTCTCCTCCTCTGGAAACAGTTTTGTGGGCCTTCGGGTGGTGGCCAAGTGGTCCTCCAATGGCTACTTCTATTCTGGGACTATCACACAGGACGTGGGAGGGGCCAAGTACAAGCTGCTGTTTGATGACGGCTATGAGTGCGAGGTGTTGGGCAGAGACATCTTGCTGTGTGACCCCCTCCCGCTGGAGACGGAGGTGACCGCCCTCTCAGAGGATGAGTACTTCAGTGCAG GGATAGTAAAAGGACACCGCAAGGAAGCCGGGCAGCTCCTCTACTGCGTGGAGAAGGATGGGCAGAGGAAGTGGTATAAGCGGGCAGCTGTCATCCTGTCCTTGGAACAAGGAAACAGGCTGCGGGAGCAGTTTGGACTTGGTCCCTATGAGCCCAGCACCCCTCTGGCCAAGGCAGCTGACATCAGTCTAG ATAACTTGGTCGAAGGGAAACGGAGGAGGCGCAACAACCTTGGCACCGCCAGCTCCTCAGGCAGCAccaccccaacacgcaagggccCCCAGAGCCCTCAGACCCCTCACAGGATGCTGTCTGGCAAGAGGAAGCTTCTGGCCTCTGAAGAGGAGGAGAAGTCCCCAGCAAAGCGAGGACGGCGGTCAGCCCCCACCCGGCCAG GGGAGGTGACGGGTCTGCCCAGCAGTAAAGACTCTGGAGACCATCTGGCCCTGGATCAGCGATGGGGGCCTTTGCCGCACAACAAGACCCTGTTCCTGGGGTACGCGTTTCTCCTCACAATGGCAAATCCCAGCGATAAACTCTCCAGCCCCCAGAAGTCTGCCGTGGgctgtgaggaggaggaagaagaag AATTCTTGGAGACGGCACCTTTCAACAAGCCGTACATTGAGCTCCAACTGCAGTCTGGAGGTGGCTTCATTCTGGAGGACTTCAACGAAAGCCAG TGCCGCGCAGCCCATCAGTGCTTCCTGATTGCAGACCAGCACTGCCGCACCCGGAAGTACTTCCTGTGCCTCGCCCGAGGAATCCCATGCGTCTCTCACCTCTGGGTCCATGACAGTTGCCATGCCAACCAGCTTCAGAACTATCGCAATTACCTGTTGCCAGCTGGCTATAGCTTGCTGGAGCAGAGGCTGCTGGAATG GCAACCCCGAGAAAAGCTGTTCCATAAGCTGAAGGTGCTTTTGGTGTCAAATGAACTGCGGGACTTTCTGGAACTCTGGGCCGAAGTCCTTATGATTGGGGGAGCAGATTCTGTTAAGAAACATCAGTCCGACACGTGGAATGAAG ATGTTGGCTTGGGTGTCTTTGACGTGGTGGTGACGGACAGTTCCTGCCCCATGGCCGTCTTGAAATGTGCAGAAGCCTTACAGCTGCCTGTGGTCAACCAAGAGTGGGTCATCCAGAGCCTGGTTGCAGGTGCAAGAGTCTCTTTCAAGCACCCGCAGTATCAGGTGGGACCTGGCCCCTCTTGA
- the TP53BP1 gene encoding TP53-binding protein 1 isoform X4: MALSGVPSPGPGLSPHSSSSSSPCLLVDDSQPAAGAPGLALPPPPPPCPREPGREREAAEGAGPGGQKGGQGAMVADDPEGAPLPLCVEDSGTSQLGLGALELSQSQELENPVTASIEDKERVRSRDTTLEEEEGSECASTGSSNVAKVEDAGSLTLTPVDSLHVLHLSGQGPLFTGASGGTILSPDTLESIPLIVPRSPTEQSLEAGREQKELLDGTTAGPPQASTPVSGSSPSVAMGFIPIPSQPEFSHDTFLPTPSLGERSETQAGKGASSETLETVTVSSASEDRLDACTLELSVSEHSLVTQAEGTALQAAIVACDVPAELGCSLQQGLNMDGQASHAQTKGSAAAPCGVGEEACTAVGNQPSQGSFLEKESLAVESETVPEMPSEEQRETKLSSDEGCSFHLMLSQELSLCQEDVTAKKMISAAVSARDPSHSLPQGTQNTEGLRKDSSEEAEAAHRGPSVSVRAGPQMRKGCDSQSQLDSDNKKCQARVSVPVSKLPAEISAGGSSEESHAEAAGVKEDEDLLLDGIRARQGSASESHTGGEPVAILESHQTPERNSPLPEKGKEATPTPQQTACPVNSKSHMESQPEESGVSEEEKQLQEKTSEVPATLPAETLFRFTLLKEGASLASITPPLSGQLKKGPRRHSTPIVIGNCPDNTIATSDVTAEGANDVTMDSLVASSETEESHKDGSVAVGEDEGKLSLHMSLTTPVTEEKPAASERKNGSVADASSQKTPSVFTHICEAQQEKTIQGPEIPCSPIRGELFSFPNSQEEEKEPRKCQSQRSLESLNHGQVLDLRPGVKQPISGITDKEVTKVAAAGAPEEERRKTPSLALLAGGNAKDQELLVAKSSKGVQTAAASFLCDPAALVSAATQTATCSEVEVETSMAEMKATSDPGKEPQPQNNQSEELDLPSWPPGKVLRRHVRTIREVRTVVTRVITDVYYKDGVEVERKVVEETDEPTLECQECEVDTSPSRTGGSSLVSGDLGDISSFSSKASGLQRSSSGGSSGLSVMPSAANSGGRAGLLRVGPGRGVEAGGLAVPGVKKLSPKKGGGQPCSPLQPEDRAVCEEEEQGHQQVGRAHLTPRGRGRRGRPTSRSSGTRSCLPPLEDLSTTALLKEKLGCRVTSGSLVEGQELPDASLRRSNSPEIPLQEGLAAASDSTALSSSGNSFVGLRVVAKWSSNGYFYSGTITQDVGGAKYKLLFDDGYECEVLGRDILLCDPLPLETEVTALSEDEYFSAGIVKGHRKEAGQLLYCVEKDGQRKWYKRAAVILSLEQGNRLREQFGLGPYEPSTPLAKAADISLDNLVEGKRRRRNNLGTASSSGSTTPTRKGPQSPQTPHRMLSGKRKLLASEEEEKSPAKRGRRSAPTRPGEVTGLPSSKDSGDHLALDQRWGPLPHNKTLFLGYAFLLTMANPSDKLSSPQKSAVGCEEEEEEEFLETAPFNKPYIELQLQSGGGFILEDFNESQCRAAHQCFLIADQHCRTRKYFLCLARGIPCVSHLWVHDSCHANQLQNYRNYLLPAGYSLLEQRLLEWQPREKLFHKLKVLLVSNELRDFLELWAEVLMIGGADSVKKHQSDTWNEDVGLGVFDVVVTDSSCPMAVLKCAEALQLPVVNQEWVIQSLVAGARVSFKHPQYQVGPGPS, encoded by the exons ATGGCGCTGAGCGGCGTCCCCTCGCCGGGCCCGGGCCTCTCGccgcactcctcctcctcctcctcgccctgCCTGCTGGTGGACGACTCCCAGCCCGCCGCCGGAGCGCCAGGCCtcgccctgccgccgccgccgcccccctgcCCGCGGGAGCCCGGCCGAGAGCGCGaggcggcggagggggcggggccgggcGGGCAGAAAGG GGGCCAGGGAGCCATGGTGGCCGACGACCCCGAgggtgctcccctccctctctgcgTGGAAG ACTCTGGCACATCACAGCTGGGCTTGGGTGCTCTGGAACTCTCCCAAAGCCAGGAGTTAGAGAACCCTGTGACAGCAAGCATTGAGGACAAGGAGCGGGTACGGTCCAGAGACACGactttggaagaagaggaaggctcTGAATGTG cTTCAACTGGGAGCAGTAACGTGGCTAAGGTGGAAGATGCTGGTTCTCTAACACTCACTCCCGTTGACTCTCTGCATGTCCTTCACCTCTCTGGGCAAGGGCCTCTGTTCAC TGGTGCTTCTGGTGGTACTATACTTTCTCCTGATACCTTGGAATCCATACCTCTCATTGTCCCAAGAAGCCCGACGGAACAATCCTTAGAAG CaggaagggagcaaaaggagtTGTTGGATGGGACAACTGCGGGGCCTCCTCAGGCTTCTACTCCTGTCTCTGGCAGCAGCCCTTCTGTTGCTATGGGGTTCATTCCCATACCATCACAGCCAGAGTTTTCCCAT GACACCTTCCTCCCAACACCAAGCTTGGGGGAAAGATCCGAGACACAAGCAGGGAAAGGAGCTAGCTCTGAAACTCTGGAGACAGTGACTGTATCATCTGCATCGGAGGACCGCTTGGACGCTTGTACCTTGGAGCTTTCTGTTAGTGAACACAGCCTGGTCACTCAGGCAGAGGGCACAGCTCTGCAGGCAGCAATAGTGGCTTGTGATGTTCCAGCAGAACTTGGCTGTAGCTTGCAGCAGGGGCTTAATATGGATGGCCAAGCCTCGCATGCGCAGACTAAAGGAAGCGCTGCAGCCCCGTGTGGTGTTGGAGAAGAGGCTTGTACCGCTGTTGGGAATCAGCCTAGTCaggggagcttcttggaaaaagagTCTTTGGCAGTGGAGTCTGAAACTGTCCCGGAGATGCCCAGTGAGGAGCAGAGGGAAACAAAATTGTCAAGTGATGAAGGATGTTCCTTCCACTTGATGCTTTCTCAAGAACTGTCCCTTTGCCAGGAAGACGTGACAGCAAAAAAAATGATATCTGCTGCAGTGTCAGCCAGAGACCCCTCTCACAGTCTGCCCCAGGGGACTCAAAACACGGAAGGCTTAAGAaaagactcctcagaggaagcTGAGGCTGCCCACAGAGGGCCGAGCGTGTCTGTAAGGGCAGGCCCTCAGATGCGGAAAGGCTGTGATTCTCAGTCCCAGCTTGACTCAGACAACAAGAAGTGCCAAGCGAGGGTAAGTGTGCCAGTCTCGAAGCTGCCTGCTGAAATCTCTGCAGGTGGAAGTAGTGAGGAGAGCCATGCGGAGGCGGCAGGAGTGAAGGAGGATGAAGACCTCTTGTTGGATGGGATAAGAGCCAGGCAAGGCAGTGCATCAGAGAGTCACACTGGTGGAGAGCCCGTGGCCATCCTGGAGAGTCATCAGACTCCTGAAAGAAACTCGCCATtgccagagaaagggaaggaagcgaCTCCAACTCCACAACAAACAGCCTGTCCAGTGAATTCAAAAAGTCACATGGAAAGCCAGCCAGAGGAGTCAGGCGTGTCGGAAGAAGAGAAGCAGCTGCAGGAAAAGACATCAGAAGTCCCAGCTACCCTACCTGCCG AAACTCTGTTTCGTTTCACTTTGCTGAAGGAAGGAGCATCCCTGGCGAGCATCACTCCTCCGCTTAGTGGCCAGCTTAAAAAGGGTCCCAGGCGACACAGCACTCCGATTG TGATTGGAAACTGCCCAGACAACACCATAGCAACCAGTGATGTCACAGCAGAGGGTGCCAATGATGTCACAATGGACAGCCTTGTAGCTTCTTCTGAGACAGAGGAGAGTCACAAAGACGGTTCTGTGGCTGTTGGAGAAGATGAAGGGAAGCTATCCTTGCACATGAGCCTCACAACCCCAGTCACTGAGGAGA AACCTGCAGCCAGTGAAAGGAAGAATGGGTCAGTTGCTGATGCCAG TTCCCagaagacaccatctgtgttcaCTCATATCTGTGAGGCCCAACAAGAGAAGACGATTCAAGGGCCAGAAATACCTTGTTCTCCGATCAG GGGTGAGCTGTTCAGCTTTCCGAATTctcaggaagaggagaaggaacccAGAAAATGCCAGAGTCAGAGGTCTCTGGAATCCCTGAACCATGGACAGGTCCTGGACTTGAGGCCGGGTGTTAAGCAGCCTATCAGTGGGATTACGGACAAAGAAGTCACCAAGGTGGCAGCTGCAGGAGCTCcggaggaggaaagaaggaagacacCCAGTTTGGCACTCCTTGCAGGAGGAAATGCCAAAGACCAAGAGCTTCTGGTGGCCAAAAGCAGCAAGGGTGTTCAGACTGCAGCAGCATCTTTTCTCTGTGATCCAGCAGCCCTTGTGTCAGCAGCTACCCAGACAGCAACTTGCAGTGAAGTGGAAGTGGAAACCAGCATGGCTGAGATGAAGGCCACAAGTGATCCTGGGAAAGAGCCGCAACCCCAAAATAACCAG AGTGAAGAATTGGATTTGCCCTCCTGGCCGCCTGGGAAAGTCCTGCGGCGCCACGTCCGAACGATCCGAGAAGTGCGCACGGTTGTTACGCGGGTGATCACAGATGTCTACTACAAGGATGGGGTGGAAGTGGAGCGCAAAGTGGTTGAG GAGACTGACGAGCCCACCCTGGAGTGCCAGGAGTGTGAAGTGGACACCTCTCCCTCCCGGACAGGGGGCTCTTCCCTGGTGTCTGGAGACCTCGGAGACATCAGCTCCTTTTCATCCAAGGCTTCTGGCCTCCAGCGCTCGTCCAGCGGGGGAAGCAGTGGCTTGTCGGTTATGCCCAGCGCTGCAAACTCTGGGGGCAGAGCGGGGCTCCTCAGAGTGGGGCCAGGCAGAGGAGTGGAGGCTGGAGGCTTGGCCGTGCCCGGGGTCAAGAAGCTGAG CCCTAAGAAAGGGGGTGGCCAACCCTGTTCTCCGCTCCAGCCTGAAGACAGGGCAGTGTGTGAGGAGGAAGAGCAAGGCCACCAACAGGTTGGGAGAGCACATCTGACACCCCGTGGGCGAGGGAGACGTGGCCGGCCCACCTCGCGCTCATCTGGAACGAG GAGTTGTCTGCCGCCACTGGAAGACCTCTCGACAACAGCCCTGCTGAAAGAGAAGCTTGGCTGCCGGGTCACAAGTGGCTCCCTCGTGGAGGGGCAGGAGCTGCCTGATGCCTCTCTGCGCCGCAGCAACTCCCCTGAAATCCCCTTGCAGGAAGGTTTGGCTGCCGCCTCTGACTCCACGGCACTCTCCTCCTCTGGAAACAGTTTTGTGGGCCTTCGGGTGGTGGCCAAGTGGTCCTCCAATGGCTACTTCTATTCTGGGACTATCACACAGGACGTGGGAGGGGCCAAGTACAAGCTGCTGTTTGATGACGGCTATGAGTGCGAGGTGTTGGGCAGAGACATCTTGCTGTGTGACCCCCTCCCGCTGGAGACGGAGGTGACCGCCCTCTCAGAGGATGAGTACTTCAGTGCAG GGATAGTAAAAGGACACCGCAAGGAAGCCGGGCAGCTCCTCTACTGCGTGGAGAAGGATGGGCAGAGGAAGTGGTATAAGCGGGCAGCTGTCATCCTGTCCTTGGAACAAGGAAACAGGCTGCGGGAGCAGTTTGGACTTGGTCCCTATGAGCCCAGCACCCCTCTGGCCAAGGCAGCTGACATCAGTCTAG ATAACTTGGTCGAAGGGAAACGGAGGAGGCGCAACAACCTTGGCACCGCCAGCTCCTCAGGCAGCAccaccccaacacgcaagggccCCCAGAGCCCTCAGACCCCTCACAGGATGCTGTCTGGCAAGAGGAAGCTTCTGGCCTCTGAAGAGGAGGAGAAGTCCCCAGCAAAGCGAGGACGGCGGTCAGCCCCCACCCGGCCAG GGGAGGTGACGGGTCTGCCCAGCAGTAAAGACTCTGGAGACCATCTGGCCCTGGATCAGCGATGGGGGCCTTTGCCGCACAACAAGACCCTGTTCCTGGGGTACGCGTTTCTCCTCACAATGGCAAATCCCAGCGATAAACTCTCCAGCCCCCAGAAGTCTGCCGTGGgctgtgaggaggaggaagaagaag AATTCTTGGAGACGGCACCTTTCAACAAGCCGTACATTGAGCTCCAACTGCAGTCTGGAGGTGGCTTCATTCTGGAGGACTTCAACGAAAGCCAG TGCCGCGCAGCCCATCAGTGCTTCCTGATTGCAGACCAGCACTGCCGCACCCGGAAGTACTTCCTGTGCCTCGCCCGAGGAATCCCATGCGTCTCTCACCTCTGGGTCCATGACAGTTGCCATGCCAACCAGCTTCAGAACTATCGCAATTACCTGTTGCCAGCTGGCTATAGCTTGCTGGAGCAGAGGCTGCTGGAATG GCAACCCCGAGAAAAGCTGTTCCATAAGCTGAAGGTGCTTTTGGTGTCAAATGAACTGCGGGACTTTCTGGAACTCTGGGCCGAAGTCCTTATGATTGGGGGAGCAGATTCTGTTAAGAAACATCAGTCCGACACGTGGAATGAAG ATGTTGGCTTGGGTGTCTTTGACGTGGTGGTGACGGACAGTTCCTGCCCCATGGCCGTCTTGAAATGTGCAGAAGCCTTACAGCTGCCTGTGGTCAACCAAGAGTGGGTCATCCAGAGCCTGGTTGCAGGTGCAAGAGTCTCTTTCAAGCACCCGCAGTATCAGGTGGGACCTGGCCCCTCTTGA